A genomic region of Dunckerocampus dactyliophorus isolate RoL2022-P2 chromosome 8, RoL_Ddac_1.1, whole genome shotgun sequence contains the following coding sequences:
- the nicn1 gene encoding nicolin-1 isoform X2, whose amino-acid sequence MSADGVIQHVTSTVKPPVYLHFGDAKVDSSHSGVCVLDVTLPFGKSVNIEAVAFKNFYTAFVSVRLQRRSPGQEAAAAKWVTAVRDLPLMKNPHTEAGSQDFYAIHRTQMQVEPDHVTSLRLILRQPSSAWLTFNLEDIRIFPRTQTETGKELSDWLSALTLVDRHPDVEGEGLPDPQTVSCSLQQMWALTEVMQSSQSSASIGRFDVEGCYDVNVLSVT is encoded by the exons ATGAGCGCAGATGGCGTCATACAGCACGTCACGTCCACGGTCAAACCTCCAGTGTACCTTCACTTTGGAGACGCCAAGGTGGACTCCAGCCACTCGGGCGTCTGCGTGCTGGACGTCACCCTCCCCTTTGGAAAAAGTGTCAAT ATTGAGGCCGTCGCCTTCAAGAACTTCTACACGGCCTTCGTCAGCGTGAGGCTGCAGAGGCGGAGCCCCGGCCAGGAGGCAGCGGCGGCCAAGTGGGTCACGGCTGTCAGGGACCTCCCCCTCATGAAGAACCCCCATACCGAGGCGGGCTCGCAGGACTTCTATGCCATCCACCGGACCcag ATGCAAGTGGAGCCGGATCACGTCACGTCCCTGAGACTCATCCTGAGACAGCCGTCCTCCGCCTGGTTGACCTTCAACCTGGAGGACATCCGCATCTTCCCTCGCACGCAAACG GAGACTGGCAAGGAGCTCTCTGATTGGCTTTCTGCTCTGACGCTGGTTGACCGCCATCCTGATGTGGAG GGGGAGGGTCTGCCGGACCCTCAGACAGTTTCTTGCAGCCTTCAGCAGATGTGGGCGTTGACTGAGGTGATGCAGAGCAGTCAGAGCTCCGCCTCCATCGGACGCTTTGAT
- the nicn1 gene encoding nicolin-1 isoform X1: MSPEANSLMNKGHLYVCDMSADGVIQHVTSTVKPPVYLHFGDAKVDSSHSGVCVLDVTLPFGKSVNIEAVAFKNFYTAFVSVRLQRRSPGQEAAAAKWVTAVRDLPLMKNPHTEAGSQDFYAIHRTQMQVEPDHVTSLRLILRQPSSAWLTFNLEDIRIFPRTQTETGKELSDWLSALTLVDRHPDVEGEGLPDPQTVSCSLQQMWALTEVMQSSQSSASIGRFDVEGCYDVNVLSVT, from the exons atgtcgcCAGAAGCTAATTCATTAATGAACAAAGGCCATCTTTACGTGTGT GACATGAGCGCAGATGGCGTCATACAGCACGTCACGTCCACGGTCAAACCTCCAGTGTACCTTCACTTTGGAGACGCCAAGGTGGACTCCAGCCACTCGGGCGTCTGCGTGCTGGACGTCACCCTCCCCTTTGGAAAAAGTGTCAAT ATTGAGGCCGTCGCCTTCAAGAACTTCTACACGGCCTTCGTCAGCGTGAGGCTGCAGAGGCGGAGCCCCGGCCAGGAGGCAGCGGCGGCCAAGTGGGTCACGGCTGTCAGGGACCTCCCCCTCATGAAGAACCCCCATACCGAGGCGGGCTCGCAGGACTTCTATGCCATCCACCGGACCcag ATGCAAGTGGAGCCGGATCACGTCACGTCCCTGAGACTCATCCTGAGACAGCCGTCCTCCGCCTGGTTGACCTTCAACCTGGAGGACATCCGCATCTTCCCTCGCACGCAAACG GAGACTGGCAAGGAGCTCTCTGATTGGCTTTCTGCTCTGACGCTGGTTGACCGCCATCCTGATGTGGAG GGGGAGGGTCTGCCGGACCCTCAGACAGTTTCTTGCAGCCTTCAGCAGATGTGGGCGTTGACTGAGGTGATGCAGAGCAGTCAGAGCTCCGCCTCCATCGGACGCTTTGAT